The Geotalea uraniireducens Rf4 genome window below encodes:
- a CDS encoding sulfurtransferase, with amino-acid sequence MSEKAIKKTKLLLLALLGVVIISTLVIWGCGTKGYDNPAAVSAAKYYANDATVNTMIDPATVNRWVTQGNKTDDGKRVVILDVFPNDTDTDSWFAGDSTLIKQQMITQYGGTLSPQYKMIDGLKNANLLGHIPGAIPQVSHAGYEVATRNDGPIETEHEVGTGAYIDQMLQKLGVNKDDVLVLTTSRYDYPGFCSARLFWTLYYWGFSRNNIKVLNGGNKAYAQAGFPLETGKVISTITPSTFSVTQLGQKHLDARISIGEMIQLVDSGATNQTTGSVVVLDTRQPPAAYYFLDQDNNGIPDAFEIPGYTMSKNSTEGLYFVRNSDGRHVTLSELLFKETTPARVAFSGSSNPPITLPNAFIGITAPAGPNPNGGVPLSFPLGNKAAAFEGIIKGAKVTKTGTYNITVPSLCKPDGVSYLDQAAMKSVFATAGIDGSKPIVVYCNSGALASIYYYALHEVCGFQNVKIYDGSWLEWANMAAYEPTDPTYVMNDDYTAYPSYPAPSPSVVFYAASNKYLEWDGTQFVDSFTKQPVNGLVKKGGALGGNTFWDTAHRSEHVMFRPLGSLTYTMLTSTPNSSIAFLYNNKTYSSLTDWAPIVTHPAYSGAGSEINNTDKAYTTPAGASSGSSGPAPFIPKGGGC; translated from the coding sequence ATGTCGGAAAAGGCAATTAAAAAGACGAAGCTGCTGTTACTTGCGTTACTGGGCGTTGTTATTATCAGCACCCTGGTGATATGGGGCTGTGGAACAAAGGGGTACGATAATCCGGCAGCCGTATCTGCGGCCAAGTATTACGCCAACGACGCCACGGTGAATACCATGATCGATCCCGCCACGGTAAACAGGTGGGTTACTCAAGGGAATAAAACAGACGACGGCAAGCGAGTCGTGATTCTTGACGTTTTTCCCAACGATACCGATACCGACAGCTGGTTTGCGGGTGATTCCACCCTGATAAAACAGCAGATGATCACTCAGTACGGTGGAACCCTGAGCCCTCAATACAAGATGATCGACGGTCTGAAAAATGCGAACCTGCTGGGGCACATCCCCGGCGCAATTCCCCAGGTTTCACATGCCGGCTACGAGGTAGCCACCAGGAACGATGGCCCGATCGAGACCGAACACGAGGTGGGGACCGGCGCCTATATCGATCAGATGCTCCAGAAGCTGGGGGTCAACAAGGATGATGTGCTCGTTCTGACCACTTCGCGCTATGACTACCCCGGCTTCTGTTCCGCGCGGCTCTTCTGGACCCTCTACTACTGGGGCTTTTCCAGAAACAATATCAAGGTCTTGAACGGCGGCAACAAGGCATACGCCCAAGCCGGATTTCCGCTTGAAACAGGCAAGGTGATTTCCACGATCACCCCTTCCACGTTCAGTGTCACCCAACTTGGCCAGAAACATCTCGATGCACGGATAAGTATCGGTGAGATGATCCAATTGGTGGACAGCGGGGCGACCAACCAGACCACGGGCAGCGTCGTTGTGCTCGATACCCGTCAACCACCGGCGGCCTACTATTTCCTCGATCAGGATAACAACGGGATTCCGGATGCATTTGAAATACCCGGATATACGATGTCCAAAAACTCCACGGAAGGTCTCTATTTTGTGAGGAATAGCGACGGTAGGCATGTGACGCTGAGCGAACTGCTCTTCAAGGAAACAACCCCTGCCCGCGTGGCGTTCAGCGGATCATCCAACCCTCCGATCACCCTTCCAAACGCCTTTATCGGGATTACGGCTCCGGCCGGCCCCAATCCCAATGGCGGTGTCCCGCTTTCCTTCCCGCTCGGCAACAAGGCCGCCGCCTTCGAAGGAATCATCAAGGGGGCCAAGGTCACCAAGACCGGCACATACAACATAACCGTGCCGTCTCTTTGCAAGCCGGACGGTGTCAGTTATCTCGACCAGGCTGCCATGAAGTCCGTCTTCGCCACCGCCGGTATCGACGGCAGCAAGCCGATCGTAGTCTACTGCAACTCCGGTGCGCTGGCCTCCATCTACTATTATGCCCTGCACGAGGTCTGCGGTTTCCAGAACGTCAAGATCTACGACGGCTCATGGCTGGAATGGGCCAATATGGCGGCCTATGAGCCTACCGATCCCACCTATGTGATGAACGACGACTACACTGCCTATCCGTCCTATCCCGCTCCAAGCCCGTCGGTGGTCTTCTATGCCGCGTCGAACAAGTACCTTGAGTGGGACGGGACCCAGTTCGTCGACTCATTCACAAAACAGCCAGTCAACGGGCTGGTCAAGAAGGGTGGCGCCCTCGGCGGCAACACGTTCTGGGATACGGCACACCGCTCCGAGCACGTGATGTTCAGGCCTCTGGGCTCCTTGACATACACGATGCTTACTTCGACACCAAACAGTTCCATAGCTTTCCTTTATAACAACAAAACTTACAGCAGCCTGACCGACTGGGCTCCGATCGTCACTCATCCCGCCTACAGCGGGGCAGGAAGTGAGATCAACAACACGGACAAGGCATACACCACCCCCGCCGGTGCATCGAGCGGCAGCAGC